A part of Leishmania panamensis strain MHOM/PA/94/PSC-1 chromosome 34 sequence genomic DNA contains:
- a CDS encoding hypothetical protein (TriTrypDB/GeneDB-style sysID: LpmP.34.2600), whose protein sequence is MYSCSLLRLCSASLTNSVATHSPGSRYTHKPIEAARQQLKHRQRERTLQRRRNIANKEAEVQRSVKEVTSSRDLILVQLADQIFSKGHRHVASATNVGFVPDGNPATPLVALAGRERCGKTSLLRALFRSPREVGRSNRHLRRDAMNFFNVGGVFNVVDLPGFGGTSVPWTAVLQHAVLLRNFSRCQPSLKMLYYCMDVHYKHGLYIQDIDLVRFLAREVPNFTIVLTKADQINDRAIRTAHMEEVRKELLYHDIHHPVLVTSAFHMGGIDTLRYDMVMNSVHALRTERLTLTEAQRLSARLFSQRELSTIRPLAIAPSQVDDETRDWNAELQLTERGEEGVLDMSSVDAAMDAAKDAGSVVDATEEELRYSETEFAGFAATEDGAGSTAATAAASSSTEEVLLAENVPLSEEAAVRAGAALDASSSSTHIPVVFKDPVMQMAYERVVKTLRNRPLLQYVDATSPWRNPLRWPRHVIPTKHPKANIMRCPEAPENPYLLQAQYVAPRADMYFRRPNIGARKSSQKGKYEPDKPLAFILKAYTIPYFPDIVDTAMQPAPWAFLGSREAYYERNGGRQLGVRLANYATAGSMNPLSDNPAPQKLELTKELQALEEKRYGGPIAMLRPPEGKLALSGARSHVSRLLEPNT, encoded by the coding sequence ATGTATTCGTGCTCTCTTTTGCGGCTATGCAGCGCATCACTGACCAACTCAGTCGCTACCCATAGCCCTGGCAGTCggtacacacacaagcccatagaggcagcgcggcagcagttgAAGCATCGCCAACGAGAGCGCACCCTTCAGCGGCGTCGCAACATTGCAAACAAGGAGGCCGAGGTTCAGCGTTCTGTGAAGGAGGTCACGAGTAGCCGCGACTTGATTCTAGTGCAGTTAGCCGATCAGATCTTCTCCAAAGGTCACCGTCATGTGGCGAGCGCCACGAACGTCGGCTTTGTCCCTGACGGCAACCCTGCCACACCGCTAGTCGCTCTCGCTGGTCGAGAACGGTGTGGCAAGACGTCATTGCTGCGGGCACTCTTCCGCTCGCCGCGTGAGGTGGGTCGTTCCAATCGACACCTACGCCGAGACGCCATGAACTTCTTCAATGTGGGCGGCGTTTTCAACGTTGTGGATCTGCCGGGGTTCGGCGGGACATCAGTGCCATGgacagcagtgctgcagcacgctGTCCTCTTGCGCAACTTCTCTCGGTGTCAGCCCAGTCTGAAGATGCTCTACTACTGCATGGACGTTCACTACAAGCACGGACTCTACATTCAGGATATCGATCTCGTGCGGTTCCTCGCACGCGAGGTGCCTAACTTTACGATTGTCCTCACCAAGGCGGACCAGATCAATGACCGAGCGATTCGGACGGCGCACATGGAAGAAGTACGCAAGGAGCTTCTCTACCACGACATCCACCACCCGGTGTTGGTAACCAGTGCCTTCCACATGGGCGGCATCGACACGCTGCGGTATGATATGGTGATGAACTCTGTGCATGCACTGCGGACGGAGCGACTCACGTTaacagaggcgcagcggctgtcCGCTCGATTGTTTTCCCAAAGAGAGCTGAGCACGATTCGCCCACTTGCCATCGCTCCATCGCAGGTCGACGACGAAACGCGAGACTGGAATGCAGAGCTTCAGCTAACAGAgcgcggcgaggagggcgtGCTGGATATGAGTAGTGTTGATGCCGCAATGGATGCAGCTAAGGATGCCGGCTCAGTGGTAGAcgcgacagaggaggagcttcGATATAGCGAAACAGAGTTCGCGGGCTTTGCAGCGACGGAGGACGGCGCAGGCTCTaccgctgcgacggcggctgccAGTTCGAGCACCGAGGAGGTGTTGCTCGCCGAAAACGTGCCCCTGTCGGAGGAAGCAGCTGttcgcgcaggtgctgcgctggacgcgtcgtcgtcctcgacaCACATTCCTGTCGTGTTCAAGGATCCCGTGATGCAGATGGCGTATGAGCGGGTCGTCAAGACGCTACGCAATCGTCCGCTTCTTCAATACGTAGATGCGACAAGCCCCTGGCGCAACCCGCTGCGATGGCCGCGCCACGTCATCCCTACAAAGCATCCAAAGGCGAACATCATGCGCTGCCCAGAGGCACCTGAAAACCCCTATCTTCTCCAGGCGCAGTACGTTGCCCCACGAGCCGATATGTACTTCCGCCGACCCAACATTGGTGCTCGTAAGTCGTCACAGAAAGGCAAGTACGAGCCAGACAAGCCGCTCGCGTTTATTCTGAAGGCCTACACAATTCCGTACTTCCCCGACATTGTGGACACAGCCATGCAACCAGCGCCGTGGGCTTTCCTCGGAAGTCGTGAGGCCTACTACGAGCGCAACGGCGGTCGCCAGTTGGGCGTGCGACTTGCCAACTACGCCACTGCCGGATCCATGAATCCCCTTTCCGACAACCCTGCTCCACAGAAACTGGAACTgacgaaggagctgcaggcgctggaggagaagcgatACGGAGGCCCAATTGCGATGCTGCGGCCCCCGGAAGGGAAACTAGCGCTTTCCGGGGCTCGTTCGCACGTATCCCGCCTCCTGGAGCCAAACACGTAA
- a CDS encoding galactokinase-like protein (TriTrypDB/GeneDB-style sysID: LpmP.34.2580), which produces MPAESYSDERLDSTLQTLAPIFREEFKVENDADVEWLLFTFSPGRVNLIGEHVDYMEGWTCPAAVLEGTHILVGRVKHFEKHPKPKLRFYATYTKEHFNMDRLGGGKHNKAWTTFVRGAVTLRLNRLGVAINDPSLSGVCMVVHGTLAMGAGMSASAAFGVALIHAINSVVTKNYQGCPTSNGRRYSILPTMPKQELVELAKEARLIETEYCGVNVGIMDQFISALAEVDKFMFLDCKDLTFETIDMTPLLGDGEYSWMLIDSMVKHDLLGGTAQMYNAVRNDLENSQKKIGEHRYRGKPYSFSMMVRNPDQYGFDGDVEKFMSEFKPLMTPGEFERGTYQIMEQLRTLEFRKVNDATLPLSREERVKKAGAILNAGHAGMRDFLKVTTPELDYLQELINEDKDVAGGRMMGGGFGGCIILLLRSGTEDRVLAHVREKFKARFNVENTCYRMKRAGSGGFVVSLEGKNQNAAGSKL; this is translated from the coding sequence ATGCCTGCCGAGAGTTACTCGGACGAGCGTCTTGACAGCACTCTCCAAACGTTGGCACCGATCTTCCGAGAGGAGTTCAAGGTTGAGAATGACGCGGATGTAGAGTGGCTactcttcaccttctcccctGGCCGCGTGAACCTGATTGGTGAGCATGTCGACTACATGGAGGGATGGACGTGCCCGGCGGCGGTCCTGGAAGGCACGCACATCCTTGTCGGGCGCGTGAAGCACTTCGAGAAGCACCCGAAGCCGAAGCTGCGCTTCTACGCGACGTACACGAAGGAGCACTTTAATATGGATCGCCTTGGTGGAGGCAAGCACAACAAGGCGTGGACAACTTTTGTGCGTGGCGCCGTGACGCTGCGCCTCAACCGCCTCGGCGTCGCCATCAATGACCCGTCCCTCAGCGGAGTATGCATGGTAGTGCACGGTACCCTTGCCATGGGAGCTGGCATGAGTGCGTCAGCTGCCTTCGGCGTCGCACTGATTCACGCTATTAACTCTGTCGTCACGAAGAACTACCAAGGCTGCCCCACCTCGAACGGCCGCCGCTATTCTATTTTGCCGACCATGCCCAAGCAAGAGCTGGTGGAGCTGGCCAAGGAGGCGCGCCTCATCGAGACGGAATACTGCGGTGTGAACGTCGGCATCATGGATCAGTTTATTTCTGCCCTAGCCGAGGTGGACAAGTTCATGTTCCTGGATTGCAAAGACCTCACCTTCGAGACGATCGACATGACGCCTCTGCTGGGCGACGGGGAGTACTCATGGATGCTGATTGACTCGATGGTCAAGCATGACCTACTCGGTGGCACCGCGCAGATGTACAACGCAGTCCGCAACGATCTCGAGAACTCGCAGAAGAAGATTGGCGAGCACCGCTACCGCGGCAAGCCGTACTCCTTCTCCATGATGGTGCGCAACCCCGATCAGTACGGCTTCGATGGTGACGTCGAGAAGTTCATGTCGGAGTTTAAGCCCCTCATGACGCCCGGAGAGTTCGAGCGCGGCACTTACCAAATcatggagcagctgcgcacgttGGAGTTTCGAAAGGTGAATGACGCAACGTTACCGCTGTCACGTGAGGAGCGCGTCAAAAAAGCCGGCGCCATTTTGAACGCCGGGCACGCGGGGATGCGAGACTTCCTGAAGGTCACCACTCCCGAGCTTGACTACCTCCAGGAGCTCATCAACGAGGACAAGGACGTCGCGGGTGGTCGTATGATGGGTGGTGGCTTTGGGGGCTGCATTATTCTGCTTCTCCGCAGTGGTACTGAGGACAGAGTCTTGGCACACGTTCGAGAAAAGTTCAAGGCTCGTTTCAATGTCGAGAACACCTGCTACAGGATGAagcgcgccggcagcggcggcttcgTCGTTTCCCTAGAGGGAAAAAATCAGAACGCCGCTGGTAGCAAACTCTGA
- a CDS encoding hypothetical protein (TriTrypDB/GeneDB-style sysID: LpmP.34.2590), translating into MELGKLVTAESCGCIYYFIIDDVHPDEPHHDELKHYYVVTADSSSLSYREAYGVLCRALCSIDNRTFLHRWHSLYEQIFGPTPYVQFVDAVRNSPLVSVDSFAPHDRVCSSNGNGHAVATNPLQVPCTVDPGNRGSSATSMCPTSTVAVFSKEATARRALCKMAGIWKEQPDCPEHASGAHSSHQQHGCCTPVEALCASLKGEEIHDHSVPQQPLMMEETTAIECAHQGKECTGPAVKGSARQPQQRASALLNLASRWRPGESCSAVEARRAAHELQRQLQEGRERPMKSEQHCHLRSRVLGKEPGTNNGEKQTTATAVSTRAQKPALPEPQAQLNAVQVNLSEEEVRHLKQREELLEENAELKKQLEQLRREQSARIEQFLKDNEYAVNRMENALHKREEEVRAVYSRALQERDVRIAQLSQEILCHTHDSRQLALARSDEEQLHAQRAAHLEDKAVHLREWNLSLQRQLAEATDEVRRLRQRLEVMETASLRDTKSCAFPSGDAVRELPGVCLTCGGLPCAPPNQLVTQLYHTQKLLQECREENQVKSNELMRAAQLIDALKEGLGRVKMDIGVDFAASFAATRVQ; encoded by the coding sequence ATGGAGCTGGGCAAACTCGTCACCGCGGAGTCTTGTGGGTGTATCTACTACTTTATCATCGATGACGTGCACCCCGATGAGCCGCACCACGATGAACTCAAGCACTACTACGTGGTCACCGCGGACTCTTCCAGTTTATCATATCGAGAGGCCTACGGCGTGCTCTGCCGTGCCCTGTGTAGCATAGACAATCGCACGTTTCTTCACCGGTGGCACTCTCTGTACGAGCAGATATTCGGCCCGACACCGTATGTGCAGTTTGTGGATGCAGTGCGAAACAGTCCACTGGTGTCCGTGGACAGCTTTGCTCCCCACGATAGAGTTTGCAGCAGCAATGGCAATGGTCACGCTGTCGCTACAAACCCGCTGCAGGTACCTTGTACCGTTGACCCCGGCAATCGAGGTTCCTCTGCTACCTCCATGTGCCCCACTAGCACCGTTGCAGTCTTTTCAAAGGAAGCGACAGCGCGGCGTGCTCTGTGTAAGATGGCAGGCATCTGGAAGGAGCAGCCAGATTGCCCAGAGCACGCGAGCGGGGCACACAGTTCtcatcagcagcacggcTGTTGCACCCCTGTAGAGGCACTGTGCGCATCCCTTAAGGGTGAAGAAATCCATGACCATTCGGTGcctcagcagccgctgatGATGGAAGAGACCACAGCCATCGAGTGTGCCCACCAAGGCAAGGAGTGCACCGGCCCTGCTGTCAAAGGCAGTGCACGTCAACCGCAACAAAGAGCAAGCGCGTTGCTCAACTTGGCCTCTCGCTGGAGGCCGGGTGAATCCTGCTCTGCAGTGGAAGCTCGACGTGCAGCGCACGAGCttcagcgccagctgcaggaggggcGCGAGCGTCCCATGAAGTCAGAGCAGCACTGTCATCTCCGTTCAAGAGTGTTGGGCAAGGAACCAGGCACAAACAACGGAGAAAAGCagaccaccgccaccgctgtctcTACTCGTGCACAGAAACCCGCACTGCCAGAGCCACAGGCGCAGCTGAATGCAGTACAGGTTAACCTCTCCGAGGAGGAAGTGAGGCACTTGAAACAGCGCGAGGAACTTCTGGAAGAGAATGCGGAGCTCaagaagcagctggagcagctgcgtcgagAGCAGAGTGCTCGCATTGAGCAGTTTCTGAAAGACAACGAATATGCCGTTAATCGTATGGAGAACGCGCTGCACAAAcgcgaggaagaggtgcgcGCCGTCTATAGTCGAGCGCTGCAAGAGCGTGATGTGCGTATAGCCCAGCTCTCGCAAGAGATCCTTTGCCACACCCATGACTCGCGCCAGCTGGCCTTGGCGCGAAGCGACGAGGAGCAGCTTCACGCCCAGCGCGCAGCGCACCTCGAAGACAAGGCGGTGCATCTTCGGGAGTGGAACCTATCCTTGCAACGGCAGCTAGCAGAGGCAACCGACGAGGTGCGACGACTGCGTCAGCGCCTCGAGGTAATGGAGACTGCCTCTCTGCGCGACACCAAAAGCTGTGCGTTCCCGTCGGGAGATGCAGTCAGAGAGCTGCCAGGAGTGTGCCTGACGTGTGGTGGCCTGCCTTGTGCCCCGCCGAATCAGCTCGTGACGCAACTCTATCATACCCAGAAGCTGCTTCAGGAGTGCAGGGAAGAGAACCAAGTCAAGTCAAACGAGCTGATGCGAGCCGCTCAGCTGATAGATGCCTTGAAGGAGGGACTCGGCCGAGTCAAGATGGACATTGGCGTAGATTTCGCAGCTAGTTTTGCGGCCACTAGGGTCCAGTGA
- a CDS encoding hypothetical protein (TriTrypDB/GeneDB-style sysID: LpmP.34.2610), with the protein MPGVPSPAGVEPPPSSLPKTGSAADAARYMDLYLGDKVRLSLEKCLHNKPRDPIRFLAQSLRYLSEQVVASDDAPVAAEVQGEHTQDAPSRRLHWVAPPSVRLENGVRYELHPLAHDFCRAEGTLPAAKTTAPASVFPVVLYREAISSYEVASALRQLHMIDPTAPLVLFVECPTPTSAAFFYEGVAYRCACATGRSAAQAMPPCLTALQGALGAGKVSDFYTTIRAAAAEAVATVQVNFIPSLQVDYLVNFDTLDDALQKAMQTIDPTPAQCPTHSPRWTLPAVLLVSYKPDTARLTYARLLASYGPLYEAAQRASLQAFRTAQLERKRTYTYAFVMEYWAKVQERRQIYAGAARPINSSVKLASSIETKTQADEDTVSTSPAESAAPSCATEKPTAATLVAAVPASGGDKRMPAKFAKRGLLNYDAAHQAEDDVFLVVIRRLEHAAATLIQSVYRGYRARRGYQEAHNALHSSASTSVSNPPLQKSLKDATPAHWPEGPILPPLLSACLERLVREGDTFGSLWGNYVTSLPPESRRCWIYRPVQRHESRDDTEKSGAITDIGGYVREGWVQEELLLPPWRATQPRLHLNLFQRLIDYLALAQCTSLHGSVQLLLDSPGMSVLQRRAYDGIKSVCLNLFHVAYAELRQRQPSGLQRSFSAYMRQSHASVLGWLSTPHMCSLLVRAMQTTSANAVQETWQHGTRSRQRTGNPNATERSMSLVVQSQLAANECVLIVPCSLSANKIAAPAGTLAASTVWKVAPHLYISPEPLLARDEWVQVVTMMLESVGNRGADAPAPSVEWMTIANFPLCCVDGTPVAAVPRFDTQCVEGVPAYDSFVPRLAAGSQQLTGAHATEDATAGGSLTSSALAVQVASVVQEWVRGDLARAADVGLKHHICESLSSKSNMVYYTARTRKASVVDGAFTTVLPSATLLREVLQAPHRGGAADQCEKTGKEGSIPCLEDSGSLSATVTPQCFSVQSPEHLEAVGQESVSATWCGGSRTSSIATLPRTSDGTVGWGRIMPSPALPTTRPMAHSLAVPANVQLKAAEELEECALQVLTADDVAKEVSAALPEISFRHTRISMRFFGGPTVLKRLDAFLDRVAETLQRETHAPSLVLAVDLPSQGFYALAAALLVFRLHDTRDISTWSKSKATIAPAVSPVAQHGGVANDARVSFLSTFHEVLEAALLTPSASRAAVQCTPVQVAIQHVSQLMSCAPLPQLNLLASLCLAIEEAEAATAPSHAIVRATQLAEQYALLVLLDYYLWHSHSSFIPTGASLSSRGVLVRMMGNCAFAAFVSTVPAALEWIANIDPWQTSSPDVVHRRYSNALRRWDDKHYVCFGAL; encoded by the coding sequence ATGCCGGGTGTACCCTCGCCGGCTGGCGTGGAGCCACCCCCATCATCGCTGCCCAAGACAGGCTCAGCGGCAGATGCTGCCAGATACATGGATCTCTATCTCGGGGATAAAGTGCGCCTCAGCCTTGAGAAGTGCCTCCACAACAAGCCACGAGACCCAATTCGATTTTTAGCGCAGTCCCTGCGATACCTGAGCGAGCAGGTTGTCGCTAGCGATGATGCCCCTGTGGCTGCTGAGGTGCAAGGGGAGCACACGCAAGACGCACCCTCGAGGCGCCTTCACTGGGTGGCCCCGCCTTCAGTCCGCCTGGAGAACGGCGTGAGGTACGAATTGCATCCACTGGCACACGATTTCTGCCGCGCCGAAGGCACGCTGCCGGCGGCAAAAACCACAGCACCGGCGTCTGTTTTTCCAGTAGTGCTGTATCGAGAAGCAATTTCATCGTATGAGGTTGCCTCTGCTCTACGGCAGCTTCATATGATTGATCCAACGGCGCCACTTGTGCTCTTCGTCGAGTGCCCTACTCCGACTTCTGCTGCGTTCTTCTACGAGGGCGTGGCGTaccgctgcgcgtgcgctacTGGCAGGTCTGCTGCCCAGGCGATGCCACCATGCCTCACAGCATTGCAGGGAGCTCTGGGAGCTGGGAAAGTGAGTGACTTTTACACGACGATTcgcgcggcggccgctgaGGCGGTGGCTACGGTGCAAGTTAACTTTATTCCTTCGCTTCAAGTGGACTACCTGGTCAACTTTGATACGCTTGATGACGCCCTGCAGAAGGCGATGCAGACTATAGACCCCACCCCAGCACAATGCCCCACCCATTCGCCTCGCTGGACCCTACCAGCCGTTCTTCTTGTATCCTACAAACCGGACACAGCGCGCCTGACCTACGCACGACTGCTCGCCAGCTACGGCCCTCTCTatgaagcggcgcagcgagcaTCCCTGCAGGCCTTTCGCACCGCCCAGCTGGAGCGGAAACGGACCTACACATATGCGTTCGTGATGGAGTACTGGGCAAAGGTCCAGGAGCGGCGCCAAATTTACGCCGGCGCAGCACGCCCAATAAACTCATCAGTGAAGCTAGCTTCCTCCATCGAGACCAAGACCCAGGCTGACGAAGACACCGTGTCTACCTCTCCCGCCGAAAGTGCGGCGCCAAGCTGCGCTACGGAGAAACCTACTGCTGCCACGCTGGTAGCTGCTGTCCCCGCTTCGGGGGGTGATAAGCGTATGCCTGCAAAATTTGCCAAACGTGGTTTGTTGAACTACGATGCAGCGCACCAAGCAGAGGATGACGTGTTCCTTGTTGTCATTCGCCGCCTCGAGCACGCGGCGGCAACGCTCATTCAGTCCGTTTATCGTGGCTAccgcgcgcgccgcggctACCAAGAGGCGCACAACGCGCTTCATAGTTCCGCTAGTACATCCGTCAGCAACCCACCTCTACAGAAGAGCTTGAAAGATGCCACGCCGGCCCATTGGCCTGAAGGACCcatccttcctcctctcttgaGCGCCTGCCTCGAGCGTCTTGTCCGCGAGGGCGACACCTTCGGCTCTCTTTGGGGTAATTATGtcacttctcttcctccggaaagccgccgctgctggatcTACCGTCCAGTGCAACGCCACGAAAGCCGTGACGACACGGAGAAGTCAGGCGCTATCACCGACATCGGAGGGTACGTGAGGGAAGGCTGGGTGCAGGAGGAGTTGCTACTCCCACCCTGGAGGGCGACGCAGCCGCGATTGCACTTAAATTTGTTTCAGCGCTTGATAGACTATCTCGCACTCGCGCAATGCACTTCGCTTCACGGAAGCGTGCAGCTTCTCTTGGACAGCCCTGGCATGtcagtgctgcagcgtcgagcCTATGACGGAATCAAGTCTGTGTGCCTCAATCTTTTTCACGTGGCTTACGCAGAGCTGCGACAGCGTCAGCCGAGCGGGTTGCAGAGGTCATTCTCTGCCTACATGCGTCAGTCCCACGCCAGTGTGCTCGGGTGGCTCTCCACCCCACACATGTGCTCCCTGCTCGTTCGGGCGATGCAGACTACGTCAGCCAATGCAGTCCAGGAGACGTGGCAACACGGCACCCGTAGCCGACAAAGGACCGGAAACCCCAACGCAACAGAGCGCTCGATGAGCCTTGTTGTGCAAAGCCAGCTCGCTGCCAACGAGTGTGTATTGATTGTGCCATGCTCTCTGTCAGCAAACAAGATCGCCGCGCCTGCGGGAACGTTAGCAGCCTCGACAGTGTGGAAGGTTGCACCTCACCTTTACATTTCACCGGAACCACTACTCGCTCGCGACGAGTGGGTACAGGTGGTGACAATGATGCTGGAAAGCGTGGGTAACCGTGGAGCTGACGCACCCGCACCCTCTGTTGAGTGGATGACCATAGCTAATTTTCCGCTTTGCTGCGTTGATGGTACACCGGTGGCTGCGGTACCGCGCTTCGATACGCAGTGTGTCGAAGGTGTTCCGGCTTATGACTCATTTGTACCTCGTCTTGCTGCTGGCTCACAACAGCTGACTGGTGCACACGCCACAGAAGATGCCACTGCCGGTGGCAGCTTGACATCGTCCGCACTGGCTGTGCAGGTCGCCTCAGTGGTGCAGGAGTGGGTGCGGGGTGACCTCGCTCGCGCTGCAGACGTCGGCCTGAAACACCACATTTGCGAAAGCCTCTCCAGCAAGAGTAACATGGTGTACTACACGGCACGCACGCGGAAGGCCAGCGTGGTCGATGGTGCCTTCACAACAGTGTTGCCGTCAGCCACCCTGTTAAGGGAGGTGTTGCAGGCACCCCACCGGGGCGGCGCGGCCGATCAGTGCGAGAAGACTGGTAAGGAGGGCAGCATTCCCTGCTTGGAGGACAGCGGGAGTTTGTCTGCAACCGTCACGCCGCAGTGCTTTTCTGTTCAAAGCCCTGAGCACCTGGAGGCGGTGGGACAAGAAAGTGTGTCAGCAACGTGGTGTGGCGGGTCGCGCACCTCGTCCATTGCCACCTTACCAAGGACCAGTGACGGCACAGTGGGCTGGGGCCGCATCATGCCGTCACCCGCGTTGCCGACCACTAGACCCATGGCGCACTCTTTAGCTGTCCCGGCGAACGTCCAGTTGAAGGCAGCTGAGGAGCTTGAGGAATGCGCCCTTCAAGTTCTCACAGCAGACGATGTTGCCAAGGAGGTGAGTGCCGCACTCCCAGAGATTTCATTccggcacacgcgcatcTCCATGCGCTTCTTTGGTGGCCCCACAGTCCTCAAACGACTCGATGCATTTCTCGACCGCGTTGCCGAGACTCTGCAGCGAGAGACCCACGCGCCCTCCCTGGTGCTGGCTGTTGATTTGCCGTCGCAGGGCTTCTACGCGCTTGCCGCCGCGCTCCTTGTGTTCCGGCTGCACGACACGCGCGACATATCCACCTGGTCGAAAAGCAAGGCAACCATAGCACCCGCCGTCTCCCCTGTCGCACagcacggcggcgtggcgAATGACGCGCGTGTGTCGTTTCTTTCAACCTTTCATGAGGTACtagaggcggcgctgctcacccCTTCTGCCTCAcgagcggcggtgcagtgcACGCCGGTACAAGTTGCAATACAGCACGTTTCACAACTCATGAGCTGTGCGCCGCTCCCACAGCTCAACCTGCTTGCGAGCCTGTGCTTGGCTAtagaggaggcggaagcggcaacagcgccgtCACACGCCATTGTTCGCGCAACCCAATTAGCGGAGCAGtacgcgctgctggtgttgctTGATTACTACCTCTGGCACTCACACTCCAGCTTTATCCCGACTGGGGCATCTCTAAGCAGCCGCGGTGTGCTGGTGCGTATGATGGGCAACTGCGCTTTTGCCGCCTTTGTGAGTACAGTGCCAGCTGCACTCGAGTGGATTGCGAACATCGATCCGTGGCAGACGTCAAGCCCAGACGTGGTCCACCGGCGGTACTCTAAtgcactgcgccgctgggATGACAAGCATTACGTGTGCTTTGGTGCACTCTAG